TGATGGAATGTGTGAACATCATCCGCAAAACTGTTTTAGCGTTTAAGAAATAAAAAACTAATTTTCTAAAAAATTAAAAACGGCAATTCAATACTGAGTTGCCGTTTTTTGATTACATAAAATTAACAGAATATGAAAAAGCTTGGTCTGATCGGTGGAATAAGCTGGGTTTCAACAGCCGATTATTACAAATTGATCAATGAAGGTGTAAATGAGCGTTTGGGTGGATTAAATTTCGCAGAATGCATGATTCACTCATTCAATTATGCTGATATCAAAAGAAATAATGATAATAATGATTGGGATAGCACCTTAAAAATGATTACTCAGGCATCATTAGGCTTGAAACTGAGTGGTGCAGAGGCAATTATTTTATGCGCAAATACAATGCATAAAATAGCTGATGATTTAGAGGAGATTATAGGCTTGCCTGTTATTCACATTGCAACAGAAACAGCCAATGTGATTCATCAGCTAGGAATCAAGAAAGTTGGATTATTGGGAACTAAGTTTACCATGGAGCTCGACTTTTTTAAAAATAAGTTATCGAATCAATCTATTGAAGCCTTGATTCCGGAAGTAGGGGACAGAGACTTTATTCAAGATACTATCTATTATGAACTTGGCAAAGGCATTGTTAAACAAGAAACCAAACAACGTTACATTTCAATAATTAACAATCTTATTCATCAAGGTGCTGATGGAATAATTTTAGGATGTACCGAAATTCCGTTAATTATTAAACAAGAGGATGTTAGCAAACCGGTTTTTGATACAACATTGATACATTCCAAGGCTGCAGTTGAATTTATTCTCTCTTAGTTAAATCGCTTGCTCTACCAATATTTCCAATAGTTCATTGAGGTATTTGCGGTCATTTGCTAAACGAGGGACTTTATGTTGTCCTCCCAGTTTACCTTTGCTTTTCATCCAAGTGTAAAACGTTCCACTTGGCGCAAGGTGTAACAACGGTCGGTGTAAAGCCATGTCTTTGTGTCGCTTAGCTTCATAGTCGGAGTTTTGCCTTTTAAGGTTTTCGTCCAATAGGTCTATAAAAGCCTCAATGTTTTCCGGCTGTTTTTCAAATTCAATGATCCACTCATGACCTCCATTTTCTTTTTCAGAGAAATAGATTGGTCCTGCAGTATAATCTTTGATAATAGAGTTGGTTGCTTTGGTAGCAGCAGTTAATGCTTGTTCAGCATTCTCAATAATTAGCTCTTCTCCAAAAGCATTGATAAAATGACGGGTTCTGCCAGTAATTTGTATGCGGAATGGATTTAAGCAAGTAAACCTAATCGTATCACCAATAAGATAGCGCCATAAACCACCATTGGTAGAAATAATAATGGCGTAATTTTTATTTAACTCAACTTCACTCAAATCCAACGTTTTGGCGAAAGGATTTCCATAATCTTCCATTGGCAAAAACTCATAATAAATACCGTAATCAAGCATTAACAACATATCATTGTTATTGCTTTGATCCTGGATGCCGAAAAAGCCTTCGGATGCATTATAGGTTTCCAAATAATACATTTCCTTTGAAGGAATGAGTTTGTGAAACTGATCACGATATGGAGTGAAGTTTACTGCTCCATGGATATATAGTTCAAGATTGGGCCAAACTTCCAACAAATTGGACTTTCCTGTAAGTTCTAGAATACGTTTGGCTAGAATCAATGTCCAGGTTGGTACACCGCTGATGTTTGTTACATCTTCATGCATGGTGGCATGCGCCATTTTTTCAATTTTGGCTTCCCACTCATCCATTAAGGCAATTGAGATGTCAGGCACACGTAAAAATTCTGCCCATATAGGAAGGTTCTGAATCAAAACAGCTGAAAGGTCACCATAGCAAGATTCGTCATTTAACTGATTAATCTGATGGCTGCCGCCCATTACAAGGCTTTTGCCAGTAAATATTTTTGTTTCAGGTCGATTATTGCAATAGATGGCCAGCATGTCTTTACCGCCTTTGTAATGGCATTCTTCCAGCGATTCTTCACTTACCGGAATAAACTTGCTCTTATCACTGGTAGTGCCTGATGATTTAGCAAACCATGTTATATTGCTGGGCCATAAGATATTTTTCTCTCCCTTCATCATACGTTCAATGAAAGGTTTCACTGAATCGTAATTCTGTATTGGAAAACGCTGTTTAAATTCTTGCGGACTGTCAATTGATTTAAAGTCATATTGTTTACCCCATTCGGTATTACGGGCCGTATTTACAAGATTAGAAAGCCATTCTTGCTGCACCTCATGAGGATATTTCATGAAAAGCTCAATCTGATGAATTCGCTTTTTCATGATCCATGAAACAATATTGTTGATGATTGACATTTCTTTTGTATGATAGTCCTTAAGTTACAAAACTTTGCTTCGTAATACGAAATTTCGACCAAGATAAACCCTGCGAACCTGTTCGTCTTCGGCTAACTCCTCTGCTGATCCCGATTTTAGGATTGAGCCTTCAAACAATAAATAAGCTCTGTCGGTAATAGAAAGAGTTTCCTGTACGTTGTGGTCGGTAATCAGGATGCCTATGTTTTTGGTTTTTAGTTTAGCCACAATGCTCTGAATCTCTTCAACGGCAATAGGGTCTACTCCTGCAAAAGGCTCATCTAACAAAATAAACTTAGGGTCAACTGCTAAACAACGTGCAATTTCGGTTCTTCTGCGCTCACCTCCCGATAGTAAATCACCTCTGTTTTTTCTAACTTTTTGCAAGCTGAACTCATTTAGCAAGTATTCTAATTTATCATGACGTTCTTCCTTGTTTAATTTCGTCATTTCTAAAATTGCCATGATGTTGTCTTCAACACTTAGCTTACGAAATACCGAGGCCTCCTGTGCAAGGTAGCCAATACCTTTTTGAGCCCTCTTATACATAGCGTCATAGGTGATTTCCTGGTCGTCTAGGTAAACATGTCCTTCATTAGGTTTAATAAGACCGGTAATCATATAAAACGAAGTAGTCTTCCCTGCTCCATTTGGTCCTAACAAACCGACAATTTCACCTTGTTTTACGTTAAATGAAACATGGTTTACTACTGTACGTTTTTTATATGTTTTCACCAGATTTTCGGCGCGTAACTCAAGCATGAACTCCTCCAAATCTCTCCCCAACGGGAAGGGTATTTTTAATACGTAATAACAATTTTAATACTTAGTTTGTCCCTATTTTTTAACTCCTGATAATTAAGGAGATGGAAAGACTTACTTTATATCTTTAATACTCAATTGAATGGTTGTTTTACCATTCCATGTGTTTTCTTCAATACTATAGCAAATATCAAAAGGAATACCCTTTCGAATGCGCTGATAATGTTGTCCTAAATTAAATCCTATGCAATCAAAGCTATAGCCTTCGGATTGTTGAACGGTAAATTTTAAATGATTATTGCCCACAATTTGCGGCTCAAATTTGCACCAAACATTTTTAGTGGCAAATATCGGTTTCATATTGCCAGGCCCAAAAGGAGCAAATTGCTTAATGATGCGCATCAGTTTTGGGGTAATATCACCCAGCTTTATATATTCATCTATCTCTATTTCCTGTGAAAGTGAACGTTCTTCAATGGTTGAAGAAACAACCTCCTCAAATTTCTGGATGAAAGCATCTACATTATCCAAGCTAATGGTTAGTCCTGCAGCATATTTATGCCCGCCGAACTGCTCAAGTAGGTCGCTGCAGGCGCCGATAGCCTCATGGATGTCAAAGCCACTTACCGAACGAGCAGAGCCAGTTGCTTTACCATTGGATTCAGTAAGAATGATGGTTGGGCGGTAATATTTTTCGATTAAGCGTGAGGCAACAATACCAATCACCCCTTTATGCCAGTTTGGAGAAAATAATACCGTAGATTTTTTGTTTTGTAGCTCGGGTGTATTTTCTATCATCGAAAGAGCCTCAACGGTGATGTTGTTGTCAAACTCTTTACGTTCGGTGTTTTTAAGATTTACAATCTGCCCTTTTTCTGTTGCCAACTCCGACGAACCCGAAATTAACAAGTGTACGGCATGCTTCGCGTCGTCAATCCGACCAGCTGCATTAATTCGCGGACCTATCTGGAAAACAATATCAGTAATGGTTAATTCTTCTTTTTGAGCAGAAAGATCTATTAAAGCGCGTAAGCCTTCGCAAGGGTTCTCATTCAACCGCTTTAAGCCGAAAAAAGCCAATGTTCTATTTTCACCAGTTATAGGTACAATATCAGAAGCAATGCTTACGGCTACCAAGTCGAGGAAATTTTCAAGGTAGCTAAAAGGCATATGATTCTTTTCGGCAAAGGCCTGAATCAGTTTAAAGCCAATGCCACACCCAGACAGCTCTTTGTATGGATATTCACAATCTTTTCGTTTAGGGTCCAGTACGGCAACTGCTGTAGGAATTTGCTCGCCAGGTAAGTGGTGATCACAAATAATAAAATCAATGCCTTTCTCAAGGGCATAATCAACTTTGTCAATTGATTTGATTCCACAATCCAAAGCAATTATTAAGCTGAAGCCATGTGCATTCGCATAATCTATGCCTTGGAAGGAAATGCCATAGCCTTCTTTATAACGATCGGGAATATAGTAGTCGAGATGATTGTAGAATTTGCGGAAGAAGCTATATACCAATGAAACGGAAGTTGTACCGTCAACATCGTAATCGCCATAAATCAAAATTTTTTCGTTCGATTTAATGGCAGCTTCAATGCGTTCAATTGCACTCTCCATATCCTTCATTAAAAAAGGATCATGAAGATGGTTGATGTCAGGCCTGAAAAAACACTTGGCTTCTTCAAAAGAAGTAATGCCTTGTCGCTCCAATAACTGGGCAATAATAGGGGAAACATTCAGCTCCTGAGTTAGTAAGTCAATTACTTCATTATTATAATCCGAATGTGTGATCCACCTTTTGTCCATAATTATTTCAAGGGGGTAAAAATAAGAGTTTTTACGGAATCTATTTTTTGTCCCAGAGGCTTAATTTATTTTACTTGGGCTTAATATGAATCATTTAGTTGATAAACAGAAGTGAGATGGTGATTTTGTGGAAAAAAAGAGAAAGTGGAAAGAAAAACTCTGAGTCTTTTTAGATGTTGGTTTCCCATGGAAATTTGTATGAAAATGCCAGGACTTGTTTAAGTTTTTGTTAACAGATTGTGGTTTTTGTTGGGTGAGTCTTATTGTAAATAGAGTTGAGTTAACTGTACTTCTTTGGTTTTGGGTATATTTTGTGGCGAATTGAATGTAATTCAGATGTGTAAAAATTTTATCTTTGCCGCATGCAATCGAAAATTGAAGGTTACATAGCGGAAATCAACGCATTTACTCCGGCCAATGCCGACGAACTAGAGCAGTTTCGGATTAAGTTTTTAGGTAGAAAAGGAATTATTGGTGATTTGTTTGAAGAATTTAAGCAAACTACCCCGGAAGAAAAGCGGGCTTTAGGTAAAGTATTAAATGAATGTAAGCAGGCGGCTGAAGCAAAAGTGCTTGAATTTAAAGAGCAGTTTGAAAATCATCAGCAACAGCAAAGTAGTATTGATTTAACCTTACCTGGGAATCCGGTGAATATTGGATCCCGTCATCCAATATCACTCGTGCGCAAAGAAATTGTTGAGATTTTTTCGCGCATTGGTTTCAATGTAGCTGAAGGACCGGAGATTGAAGACGATTGGCATAACTTTACGGCATTGAACTTCCCTGAAGAACACCCTGCTCGCGATATGCAGGATACCTTCTTCATTCAAAAAAATACAGGTTCGGATAAGGGAGATATTGCCCTTCGTACTCATACTTCATCAGTACAGGTACGTATGATGGAAAACGGTAAACCGCCGTTTAGAGCCATTATGCCGGGACGAGTGTTCCGTAATGAAGCTATATCGGCCCGTGCTCACTGTATCTTCCATCAGGTAGAAGGTTTGTATATTGACGAAAACGTTTCGTTTGCGGATTTAAAGCAAACGCTTTATTATTTCGTTCAGGAACTGTACGGCAAAGGTACAGAAGTTCGTTTCCGTCCATCTTTCTTTCCTTTTACCGAGCCATCGGCAGAAATGGATGTAACCTGTATGATCTGTGGAGGTAGCGGTTGTAATGTTTGTAAATACACCGGTTGGGTTGAGATTTTAGGATGTGGTATGGTTGATCCTAATGTGTTGGAGAATTGCGGCATCGACTCGAATAAGTATACCGGTTTTGCATTTGGTATGGGTATTGAACGAATTACCATGCTGAAATATCAGATCAAAGACCTACGACTGTTTTTTGAAAACGACGTTCGTTTCCTTAAACAATTCCAATCAGAAATTATTTAAGGATACCTGTAGATGGATGTTGATAAAATATCACTTAGTATAAAAAATGCAGCACAGCATTTATTTCGCCGTTATGGTTACCATAAAACCAGTGTGAATGAAATTGCAGCAAAGGCTAATTTGGCAAAAGCCACCATCTATAAATATTTTGAAAGTAAGGAATTGATCCTCAATGCAATTATCATGGATTATCTTGAAAAGCATATCCAGGAAATTGCAGATAGCGTTGATCCCAAGCAGTCAAAATTAAGTGTTGAAGAAATTTCAAGCCTTATATTAAAAACCAGCCGCCTAACTTACACTGCTTGTAATGAGTTTATCGGCTGGGATTTTATTCGTGAATCGGCAAATGCACAAGCTTTTCTTAAAAATCTTTCCACAGAGATTGAAAGTCTCATAATGGATTTGGTAATGAGGGTTCGTAATGTCGAAGATAAAAGTGACCAGGCACGTCGTATTCAATTTTTAGTAACCGCCAGTAAAAGCATTGTGTTCTCCTTTGCCTTTACATCTGTTTCGGATGCTGATGTGAAAAAAAATTTCATTGCCTTCCGAAATGAAATCCTTCCTTATTTAATCAGAGGAGCTTTTGCATAAGTTTGTTGCATAGGTAAGTGTAATTGTTACACCATTTTTACAAATATACCGTTTTGGTTTTTGGTATAAATGTTTTATTTTTGCAGCATGAAATAAGCTCATTTCATTATGAGGCGAGAATTAAAAGACTTCTCACAAGAGCTTGAACAAAAAATTGAGCTTTATAATAAAACAAAGTGTAGCTTTTCCCGTTTCATAATTAGACTTTTCAAATTGTAAAGTTTCATAGATAAATTGGTTTAGGTTGAGCCCCGTATAGTAGAAATGCTGACGGGGTTTTCTTTTATGGTATATTCAGTTTGCCTTTAAAAGATGATTCGAGTTTTTCTTAGCTTAAACTAACAGTTTAACCACAGTCTTAAAAATTGTATTTTTGCAGCCTGATGGCAAAAAAGAAGTTTGAACCCTATATTGCAGAGGGAGTAGAAATAGTTGACATTGCACACGATGGACGTGCAATTGGTAGACACAATGATCGGGTAATTTTTGTTGATAAAGCAGTACCTGGCGATGTAGTGGATATTAATGTAACCTACAGAAGGAGACAGTTGTTTGAGGGGAAGGTAGATGTTTTGCATAAACCTTCTGAATATCGCGCCCAGCCTTTTTGTGAACATTTTGGTATTTGTGGTGGTTGCAAATGGCAACATTTAACCTATGAAGGTCAGTTAAAATATAAACAAAAGCAGGTTGTAGACGCCCTGGAGCGCATTGGAGGTTTAAGTACGGAAACACTTACTCCGATATTGGGTTCAGAAAAAACAGCGTATTACCGCAACAAAATGGAATTCACTTTTTCCAATAAGCGATGGCTTACGGAAGAAGATATGGACAATCGTCACAACCTGGAGCAGACCGAAGCTTTAGGCTTCCATGTTCCGCAACGTTTCGATAAGATTATTGATATTGAACATTGCTATTTGCAGCAAGATCCTTCCAACTCAATCAGAAATGCAGTAAGAAGCTATGCCTTGGAACATAAACTCGAATTTTATGATCTTAAAGAGCATCATGGTTTTTTACGTAATCTAATCATTCGTACTGCCAGTACCGGCGAGCTGATGGTGATTGTTGTTTTTGCCAGAAACGATGAGGATACTATTAATGGCTTGATGAATTATATTGATAACCATTTCCCTCAAATAACTTCATTGTTATATATCGTTAATCAAAAAAGGAATGATACCATTTTTGATCAAGAAGTGATTACCTTTAAAGGTAACGATCATATTTTTGAAGAAATGGAGGGGATTAAGTTCAAAATTTCTCCTAAATCTTTCTATCAAACCAATTCGGAACAAGCCTATAATCTATATAAAATAGCACGCAATTTTGCTGATTTTAAAGGCGATGAATTGGTATACGACTTATATACAGGCGCCGGAACTATTGCAAACTTTGTTGCCCGAAAAGTAAAACAAGTAATAGGGGTTGAGTATGTGCCAGATGCCATTGAAGACGCCAAAATCAATTCTGCCATAAATGGAATTGATAATACTTTGTTTTATGCAGGCGACATGAAGGATGTGCTTAATGCTGAGTTTATTGCCCAGCATGGCAAGCCTGATGTGGTAATTACCGATCCGCCAAGGGCTGGTATGCATGCTGATGTGGTTGCCCGTATTAACGAAATGGAGCCCGAAAAGATTGTGTACGTAAGTTGTAATCCGGCCACGCAAGCTCGTGACTTAGCTTTATTAAGTGAAAAATACGAAGTTGCGAAAATTCAATCGGTTGATATGTTCCCACAAACCATTCACGTTGAGAATGTAGTATTGCTAAAAAGAAAATAATGAACTACATAATGAGGGCAGACTCATTCAGAATAGTATTATGCAGTTAGAAAACGAACAACAACCCCAAGGTCCGAGTCCATTAATTGGTTTGGAAAAGGATCTTAAATTATATAATGAGGCAATTAAAGAAGTAGCGCTTGATATTATTGAGGCTAAATTTTCGGATTTTCCAATTTTTGTAGCACATCAGCATGAAGTAAGTCTGGGACAAACTATCCTGAGCAGCAAAGAGCTGAAGACCTCATGGAATATTAATGCTTCAACGCTTGAAGAGTTTACTGAGAAGAATATTATTGCAAAAGAGCGTCAGGAATATTTTGTGAACAACTACAAAGACCCTAAACAATACATGTGCTTATTTGTAGTAATTCCTGAAGGGGCTAATTTTGTTTTTTATCCGTATAAGTAAACCTATTGGCAATTGCACTATTTACCGTTATTTTTAACTCCTAAATTTTACTCATGAGTGATAAAATAAAGATTCTCGATAAAAAACAGATACAGCAAAAAGTTGATCGTATAGCGTATCAGATTTTTGAAGATAACTTTGATGAAAAGGAGATTGTTCTTGCAGGTATCGTTCCGCGTGGGAACACTTTGGCTGCCCGTTTAAAAAAGGTTATTGAATCAATAGGAGATATAAAAGTAACATTGGTAAATATTGAGTTGGAGAAAACCAGCAGCTCGTTAAATGCCAAAACCGATCTTCCTATTGAAGAATGCGCCAATAAAGTAATTGTAGTGGTTGACGATGTGCTGAATACTGGTCGTACATTAGTGTACGGACTAGGAATATTTCTTAATATTCCAACCAAAAAAGTGCGTACTGTAGTATTGGTTGATAGAAGTCATAAGCTTTTTCCTATACACAATGATTTTGTAGGGCTGGAACTTTCAACGGTTGCTCAAGAACATATTGATGTGGTTTTGGGCATTGAAGGTCAGGAAGATGCCGTATACCTTGTTTAAAATTTAAACCATAGTTTATTCTATGGGCTATGGTTTCTTTTATATCCCAATAAATTTTATGAACAATTATAAATTTACCGTTACCGAGCGTTTTATGCGTTACGTTCAGGTTGATACTCAATCTGATCCGCATTCAACAGCCGCACCTACTACCCAAAAACAGAAAAATCTAAGCCGCATTTTAGTTGAAGAGCTAAAAGCAATGGGCATTGATGATGCTCATTTAGATGATTTCGGCTATGTATATGCAACCATTCCTGCTACGAGTGAAAAGAATGTTCCGGTTTTGTGTTTTTGTTCACATGTAGATACTTCGCCGGATTGTAGCGGAGCCGGAGTTAAGCCAATCATTCATAAAAATTATCAAGGACAAGATTTAGTGTTGCCTGATGATCCTTCTCAAGTTATAAAAAAAGCAGATCATCAAGATTTGGCCGAACAAATTGGCAATGATATTATTACCGCCAGTGGAACTACCCTTTTAGGAGCCGATAATAAAGCCGGTGTAGCTGAAATCATGGATGCTGCCAATTATTTTATGCAACATCCAGAAGTAAAACACGGTAAAATTCGCATTCTATTTACTCCCGACGAAGAAGTTGGTCGTGGGGTGAATAATGTGGATATGAAAAAACTGGGCGCCGATTTTGGGTACACAATGGACGGTGAGACTTTAGGTTCGCTTGAAAACGAGACCTTTTCGGCTAATGGCTTAACGTTGTTAATTCATGGTGTAAGCTCACATCCGGGTTTTGCTAAAGGCAAAATGGAAAGTGCTATTAAAATTGCTTCTGAAATTGTTGCTGCTTTGCCAAAAGGTCATCTCTCACCTGAAACTACAGAAGGTAAAGAAGGCTTTGTGCATCCGGTAGAGATCGGTGGGACTGTTGAAGAATCGAAAGTATCTTTCATTATCAGAGATCATGTGACAGCTAATTTGGCTAAACATGAAGGTGTAATTAAACAAATTGCTGATCAGGTGATTGCCAATTATCCGTTTTCAAAATATGAGATCAAGGTTACTGAGCAGTACAGAAACTTTAAAGAGGTCTTGGATCAGTATCCTCAAGTAATTGAAAATGCTTTAGAAGGAATTCGCCGTAGCGGTATGGAACCTAAATTACAAAGTATCCGAGGCGGTACCGATGGTTCTCGCTTGTCATTTATGGGATTGCCTTGTCCTAATGTTTTTGCAGGGGA
Above is a window of Solitalea lacus DNA encoding:
- a CDS encoding aspartate/glutamate racemase family protein, giving the protein MKKLGLIGGISWVSTADYYKLINEGVNERLGGLNFAECMIHSFNYADIKRNNDNNDWDSTLKMITQASLGLKLSGAEAIILCANTMHKIADDLEEIIGLPVIHIATETANVIHQLGIKKVGLLGTKFTMELDFFKNKLSNQSIEALIPEVGDRDFIQDTIYYELGKGIVKQETKQRYISIINNLIHQGADGIILGCTEIPLIIKQEDVSKPVFDTTLIHSKAAVEFILS
- a CDS encoding TetR/AcrR family transcriptional regulator, yielding MDVDKISLSIKNAAQHLFRRYGYHKTSVNEIAAKANLAKATIYKYFESKELILNAIIMDYLEKHIQEIADSVDPKQSKLSVEEISSLILKTSRLTYTACNEFIGWDFIRESANAQAFLKNLSTEIESLIMDLVMRVRNVEDKSDQARRIQFLVTASKSIVFSFAFTSVSDADVKKNFIAFRNEILPYLIRGAFA
- the rlmD gene encoding 23S rRNA (uracil(1939)-C(5))-methyltransferase RlmD, with the translated sequence MAKKKFEPYIAEGVEIVDIAHDGRAIGRHNDRVIFVDKAVPGDVVDINVTYRRRQLFEGKVDVLHKPSEYRAQPFCEHFGICGGCKWQHLTYEGQLKYKQKQVVDALERIGGLSTETLTPILGSEKTAYYRNKMEFTFSNKRWLTEEDMDNRHNLEQTEALGFHVPQRFDKIIDIEHCYLQQDPSNSIRNAVRSYALEHKLEFYDLKEHHGFLRNLIIRTASTGELMVIVVFARNDEDTINGLMNYIDNHFPQITSLLYIVNQKRNDTIFDQEVITFKGNDHIFEEMEGIKFKISPKSFYQTNSEQAYNLYKIARNFADFKGDELVYDLYTGAGTIANFVARKVKQVIGVEYVPDAIEDAKINSAINGIDNTLFYAGDMKDVLNAEFIAQHGKPDVVITDPPRAGMHADVVARINEMEPEKIVYVSCNPATQARDLALLSEKYEVAKIQSVDMFPQTIHVENVVLLKRK
- a CDS encoding phosphoribosyltransferase family protein, producing the protein MSDKIKILDKKQIQQKVDRIAYQIFEDNFDEKEIVLAGIVPRGNTLAARLKKVIESIGDIKVTLVNIELEKTSSSLNAKTDLPIEECANKVIVVVDDVLNTGRTLVYGLGIFLNIPTKKVRTVVLVDRSHKLFPIHNDFVGLELSTVAQEHIDVVLGIEGQEDAVYLV
- the lptB gene encoding LPS export ABC transporter ATP-binding protein; translation: MLELRAENLVKTYKKRTVVNHVSFNVKQGEIVGLLGPNGAGKTTSFYMITGLIKPNEGHVYLDDQEITYDAMYKRAQKGIGYLAQEASVFRKLSVEDNIMAILEMTKLNKEERHDKLEYLLNEFSLQKVRKNRGDLLSGGERRRTEIARCLAVDPKFILLDEPFAGVDPIAVEEIQSIVAKLKTKNIGILITDHNVQETLSITDRAYLLFEGSILKSGSAEELAEDEQVRRVYLGRNFVLRSKVL
- a CDS encoding GH3 auxin-responsive promoter family protein, producing MSIINNIVSWIMKKRIHQIELFMKYPHEVQQEWLSNLVNTARNTEWGKQYDFKSIDSPQEFKQRFPIQNYDSVKPFIERMMKGEKNILWPSNITWFAKSSGTTSDKSKFIPVSEESLEECHYKGGKDMLAIYCNNRPETKIFTGKSLVMGGSHQINQLNDESCYGDLSAVLIQNLPIWAEFLRVPDISIALMDEWEAKIEKMAHATMHEDVTNISGVPTWTLILAKRILELTGKSNLLEVWPNLELYIHGAVNFTPYRDQFHKLIPSKEMYYLETYNASEGFFGIQDQSNNNDMLLMLDYGIYYEFLPMEDYGNPFAKTLDLSEVELNKNYAIIISTNGGLWRYLIGDTIRFTCLNPFRIQITGRTRHFINAFGEELIIENAEQALTAATKATNSIIKDYTAGPIYFSEKENGGHEWIIEFEKQPENIEAFIDLLDENLKRQNSDYEAKRHKDMALHRPLLHLAPSGTFYTWMKSKGKLGGQHKVPRLANDRKYLNELLEILVEQAI
- the pepT gene encoding peptidase T, with product MNNYKFTVTERFMRYVQVDTQSDPHSTAAPTTQKQKNLSRILVEELKAMGIDDAHLDDFGYVYATIPATSEKNVPVLCFCSHVDTSPDCSGAGVKPIIHKNYQGQDLVLPDDPSQVIKKADHQDLAEQIGNDIITASGTTLLGADNKAGVAEIMDAANYFMQHPEVKHGKIRILFTPDEEVGRGVNNVDMKKLGADFGYTMDGETLGSLENETFSANGLTLLIHGVSSHPGFAKGKMESAIKIASEIVAALPKGHLSPETTEGKEGFVHPVEIGGTVEESKVSFIIRDHVTANLAKHEGVIKQIADQVIANYPFSKYEIKVTEQYRNFKEVLDQYPQVIENALEGIRRSGMEPKLQSIRGGTDGSRLSFMGLPCPNVFAGEHAFHSKHEWASVQDMQKAVETIVNIASVWEEKA
- the pheS gene encoding phenylalanine--tRNA ligase subunit alpha, coding for MQSKIEGYIAEINAFTPANADELEQFRIKFLGRKGIIGDLFEEFKQTTPEEKRALGKVLNECKQAAEAKVLEFKEQFENHQQQQSSIDLTLPGNPVNIGSRHPISLVRKEIVEIFSRIGFNVAEGPEIEDDWHNFTALNFPEEHPARDMQDTFFIQKNTGSDKGDIALRTHTSSVQVRMMENGKPPFRAIMPGRVFRNEAISARAHCIFHQVEGLYIDENVSFADLKQTLYYFVQELYGKGTEVRFRPSFFPFTEPSAEMDVTCMICGGSGCNVCKYTGWVEILGCGMVDPNVLENCGIDSNKYTGFAFGMGIERITMLKYQIKDLRLFFENDVRFLKQFQSEII
- the recJ gene encoding single-stranded-DNA-specific exonuclease RecJ; the protein is MDKRWITHSDYNNEVIDLLTQELNVSPIIAQLLERQGITSFEEAKCFFRPDINHLHDPFLMKDMESAIERIEAAIKSNEKILIYGDYDVDGTTSVSLVYSFFRKFYNHLDYYIPDRYKEGYGISFQGIDYANAHGFSLIIALDCGIKSIDKVDYALEKGIDFIICDHHLPGEQIPTAVAVLDPKRKDCEYPYKELSGCGIGFKLIQAFAEKNHMPFSYLENFLDLVAVSIASDIVPITGENRTLAFFGLKRLNENPCEGLRALIDLSAQKEELTITDIVFQIGPRINAAGRIDDAKHAVHLLISGSSELATEKGQIVNLKNTERKEFDNNITVEALSMIENTPELQNKKSTVLFSPNWHKGVIGIVASRLIEKYYRPTIILTESNGKATGSARSVSGFDIHEAIGACSDLLEQFGGHKYAAGLTISLDNVDAFIQKFEEVVSSTIEERSLSQEIEIDEYIKLGDITPKLMRIIKQFAPFGPGNMKPIFATKNVWCKFEPQIVGNNHLKFTVQQSEGYSFDCIGFNLGQHYQRIRKGIPFDICYSIEENTWNGKTTIQLSIKDIK